Proteins co-encoded in one Glandiceps talaboti chromosome 22, keGlaTala1.1, whole genome shotgun sequence genomic window:
- the LOC144451996 gene encoding inositol polyphosphate multikinase-like, whose protein sequence is MASGGSKTNSERVPTPPLPEGCHPLEHQVAGHIHGQGKTKAGMLQYVDGTILKAMQRPPRGLRELDFYENVFRDDQEDSQFLSLQQFLPRFLGTFRAPDSEITYLKLDDITQRFSKPCILDVKMGRQVYEKGASKEKAELARKKYPPLEKVGFQLLGMRIYHPSIDEYVFYDKTYGRSLDEDQVIEGLARYLNSDEDLRTDVIPTFIQKLEEIQRWFEQQTRVHFFSSSLLLVYEGDVPESSDDESETHTEYGSNVVSYSELEMKDSDARESKLVKESTSLPPPPPTHYECKANQEKFCMDLHMQNMKLCHENRPNGLVGVNTGLDLTDTSLNAEEYIRTDHVEHNGVTEHQTKGLTVAEMRAKQKSKLGPPSVIPAATANSDSDWFANNATCDASYPMNNFDSSMQACAAEPANPITSSINEDLVEVKIIDFAHVIPSDSIDESYLYGLKRLIQHFKTLNVCGFEY, encoded by the exons ATGGCCAGTGGTGGATCCAAAACAAATTCAGAGCGAGTGCCTACACCACCTCTACCGGAGGGATGCCACCCCCTAGAGCATCAAGTAGCAGGACACATTCATGGACAGGGCAAGACGAAAGCGG GCATGTTACAGTACGTAGACGGTACAATATTGAAAGCTATGCAACGACCTCCGAGGGGATTACGAGAACTTGACTTCTATGAAAATGTCTTCCGTGACGACCAAGAGGATTCTCAGTTTCTGTCACTACAACAATTCCTGCCACGCTTTCTAGGAACATTCAGAGCTCCAGACTCAGAAA TAACCTACTTGAAACTGGACGATATCACACAGAGGTTCAGTAAACCTTGTATCTTAGATGTCAAAATGGGACGACAAGTGTATGAGAAAGGGGCATCCAAGGAAAAAGCGGAACTTGCTAGAAAGAAATACCCACCACTGGAAAAAGTAGGATTTCAGCTTCTTGGGATGAGG atataCCATCCTTCCATTGATGAATATGTGTTTTATGACAAGACGTATGGAAGAAGTCTAGATGAAGACCAGGTTATTGAAG GACTTGCCAGATACTTGAATAGTGATGAAGATCTACGGACGGATGTGATCCCTACGTTTATCCAAAAACTAGAAGAAATACAACGCTGGTTTGAACAGCAAACAAGAGTGCATTTCTTTTCCAGTTCACTGTTACTTGTGTATGAAGGAGACGTCCCAGAATCATCAGACGATGAGTCGGAGACACATACGGAGTACGGTTCAAATGTGGTGAGTTACTCcgaacttgaaatgaaagactCGGATGCTAGGGAATCCAAACTTGTCAAAGAATCAACATCGTTACCTCCACCCCCACCAACTCATTACGAATGTAAGGCAAATCAAGAGAAATTTTGTATGGATCTGCATATGCAAAATATGAAACTGTGTCATGAAAACCGACCAAATGGGCTCGTAGGTGTCAATACTGGACTTGATTTAACCGATACATCTCTGAACGCTGAAGAATATATAAGAACTGACCACGTAGAACATAATGGAGTTACTGAACACCAAACTAAGGGGCTCACAGTTGCTGAAATGAGAGCCAAGCAGAAAAGTAAACTAGGACCCCCTAGTGTAATACCTGCAGCAACAGCAAACAGTGATTCTGATTGGTTTGCGAATAATGCAACATGTGATGCCAGCTATCCAATGAATAACTTTGACTCATCTATGCAGGCTTGTGCAGCAGAGCCAGCCAATCCAATAACTTCTAGTATTAATGAAGATTTAGTAGAGGTAAAAATAATAGATTTTGCACACGTCATACCGTCTGACAGTATTGATGAAAGTTATCTGTACGGTCTGAAAAGATTGATACAGCATTTCAAAACTCTAAATGTCTGTGGATTTGAATATTGA